In the genome of Halobacterium noricense, one region contains:
- a CDS encoding twin-arginine translocation signal domain-containing protein: MPSRRKFLAGVSTASAVGVIGCLGTSDTTTGLVLRKSIDVEVTSADGNPVRTDLLNVIFEQDENILHGSYDPEYIASAIDERFVTVSDDLHEALRNQFQDVRYLANVESTEGDKTPVNTAATQTAFNELTLGGVASVSTTWGDDGFGYLRVHNTEPRNQAVSDSNITPFDLDARVNSE; the protein is encoded by the coding sequence ATGCCCTCCCGCCGGAAGTTTCTCGCAGGAGTGAGTACTGCGAGTGCTGTCGGGGTGATTGGCTGCCTTGGTACGTCCGACACGACGACAGGACTCGTTTTGAGGAAATCAATCGACGTCGAGGTGACCAGTGCTGATGGGAACCCGGTCAGGACTGACCTGCTCAACGTGATTTTCGAGCAGGATGAAAATATCCTCCACGGGTCCTACGATCCGGAGTACATAGCGTCTGCTATCGATGAACGGTTCGTTACCGTTTCCGACGATCTCCACGAGGCACTAAGAAATCAGTTCCAGGACGTGCGGTATCTTGCTAATGTAGAATCGACTGAGGGAGATAAGACCCCAGTCAATACAGCGGCCACACAAACCGCCTTTAACGAACTTACCCTCGGTGGTGTCGCATCGGTCAGTACCACATGGGGAGATGATGGATTCGGCTATCTCCGAGTCCACAATACTGAGCCCCGGAATCAGGCAGTCTCTGACAGCAATATTACACCCTTTGACCTTGACGCGAGGGTTAACTCAGAATAA